The Clostridioides difficile genome has a segment encoding these proteins:
- a CDS encoding ester cyclase, producing MNKNNTNKADTDEINENNTIKANADKSTENNTIKKDEEITLKGENNMESTKIYYGDSLEVTPVGVMDYNDFSNQTKREQQLPGFDSKYRDFVDYIMKITHNIWEEKGIGVIYDTYHNNVTMHCGSSNLVGIKDVISNTLQTLHAFPDRRLIGQNVIWSNFGADGFLSSHRVLSTATNLGDSNFAPATGKKINFRTVIDCATTSNRIHEEWLVRDNLWIVTQLGLNPQEVAKNMAKASASKVLSLQSTYGICESMDGQFMPAKYQAKDDSVGEMMLEMTSRIYNYKYINEVKKYYHDNAVVHFICDKDLNGYDEIQGMIVSLLASIPNGSYEVERVTCNQKEKNEGYDVSVRWRLRGINEGIGFFGQPSGKHVEVMGINHYHVLQGKVKEEWMTFDGMDVLKQMYMGVEE from the coding sequence GAGAATAATACTATTAAAGCTAATGCAGATAAAAGTACTGAGAACAATACTATTAAAAAAGATGAAGAAATTACATTGAAGGGAGAAAATAATATGGAGTCTACAAAAATTTACTATGGAGATTCACTAGAAGTAACACCTGTTGGAGTAATGGATTATAATGATTTTTCAAATCAAACAAAAAGGGAGCAGCAATTGCCTGGATTTGATTCTAAGTATAGAGACTTTGTAGACTATATTATGAAAATTACGCATAATATTTGGGAAGAAAAAGGTATTGGAGTTATTTATGATACATATCACAATAATGTGACAATGCACTGTGGTTCTTCTAATTTAGTTGGTATAAAAGATGTTATTTCAAATACTCTTCAAACTCTACACGCATTTCCAGATAGAAGGCTGATTGGTCAAAATGTAATATGGTCTAATTTTGGTGCTGATGGTTTTTTGTCTTCACACCGTGTTTTGTCTACAGCAACTAATTTAGGTGACAGTAATTTTGCTCCAGCAACTGGAAAAAAGATAAATTTTAGAACTGTAATTGATTGTGCTACAACGAGTAATAGAATTCATGAAGAATGGCTAGTTAGGGATAATTTATGGATTGTTACTCAATTAGGGTTAAATCCTCAAGAAGTGGCAAAAAATATGGCAAAGGCAAGTGCATCTAAAGTATTAAGTTTACAATCAACTTATGGTATATGTGAGTCTATGGATGGTCAATTTATGCCAGCAAAGTATCAAGCTAAAGATGATTCTGTTGGTGAAATGATGCTTGAGATGACAAGTCGCATTTACAATTATAAATATATAAATGAAGTTAAAAAGTATTATCACGATAATGCAGTGGTACATTTCATATGTGATAAAGATTTAAATGGGTATGATGAGATTCAAGGAATGATTGTAAGTTTACTTGCTTCAATTCCAAATGGCAGTTATGAAGTAGAGAGAGTAACTTGTAATCAAAAGGAAAAAAATGAAGGGTATGATGTATCTGTGAGATGGAGACTGCGTGGAATAAATGAAGGCATTGGATTTTTTGGACAACCTTCTGGAAAACATGTGGAGGTAATGGGAATTAATCATTATCATGTACTACAAGGTAAGGTAAAGGAAGAATGGATGACTTTTGATGGTATGGATGTTTTAAAGCAGATGTATATGGGTGTAGAAGAGTAA